A part of Cryptococcus gattii WM276 chromosome G, complete sequence genomic DNA contains:
- a CDS encoding Hypothetical protein (Similar to TIGR gene model, INSD accession AAW44552.1; CNG01020), which translates to MSNDDPFAFRRNRLLALGHLGDARSTSEILDEHRENRAQAVIEASSNFASSSADARRPTVISVSSSSSDSVPRVGSAIGGGNSWPSAAGLGWGAGSSSAADDVVQHIGHSGPSRRAIDNEENEIIFAGGSARGNGGRAGSSISGSTRGRNRQPSPRPPNHDILQLNAALDAQARYRQRERPNGRPFFSPSPPPERAPPSNPETEPRRIRLGGALFQAGGARRQYLPALPSQPPQNHPAAEMNTREILRELFPANMRNMFFVHAALGNQIFAGDPGPARREEDLEEILKNVPVPTYDPPTSGFVRNFDMEMTQPNEAIVVDDNGRVVPSKKRREVQPHLICAKCESALLVSESYRSPEDKIYALRCGHLIDQRCLDDLVTPRTPHELASVDRHPEMLDEPPTKKRKSSRKPKKMEKIPHEYKWTCPVEGCGQKHTSSELRGAWMNTEGEGAIAVFA; encoded by the exons ATGTCCAACGACGACCCTTTTGCCTTCCGCCGTAATCGTCTCCTAGCCCTAGGCCATCTCGGCGATGCCCGGAGCACTAGTGAGATTCTCGATGAGCACCGAGAAAATCGTGCTCAAGCTGTAATTGAGGCTAGCAGTAACTTTGCAAGCTCATCTGCAGATGCGAGAAGACCGACAGTGATTTCCGTGTCAAGTTCTAGTTCGGATTCTGTACCAAGAGTGGGTTCCGCCATTGGAGGTGGTAATTCCTGGCCTTCAGCAGCTGGTTTGGGCTGGGGGGCTGGGTCAAGCAGTGCGGCAGATGATGTAGTGCAGCATATTGGGCATTCCGGACCGAGCAGAAGGGCAATAGATAATGAGGAAAATGAGATTATATTTGCAGGAGGAAGTGCACGGGGTAATGGTGGCCGAG CTGGAAGCTCGATATCGGGTAGTACTAGAGGACGAAATCGACAGCCTTCACCTCGGCCGCCAAACCACGATATTCTCC AGCTCAACGCTGCACTAGACGCCCAGGCCAGATATCGCCAACGCGAGCGGCCTAACGGTCgccccttcttctctccttcaccACCCCCAGAACGTGCTCCACCATCAAATCCTGAAACTGAACCACGCCGTATACGACTAGGCGGCGCTCTCTTTCAAGCTGGTGGAGCTCGTCGACAATATCTTCCTGCTTTACCAAGCCAGCCTCCTCAAAACCATCCAGCTGCAGAGATGAACACTCGTGAAATCCTTCGGGAATTGTTCCCTGCCAATATGCGGAATATGTTCTTTGTGCATGCTGCCTTGGGAAATCAAATTTTTGCAGGGGATCCTGGACCTGCTAGACGTGAAGAAGATTTGGAGGAAATCTTGAAGAATGTACCGGTCCCTACGTATGATCCTCCTACGTCAGGGTTCGTGCGAAACTTTGACATGGAGATGACTCAACCAAACGAGGCTATTGTCGTCGATGATAATGGAAGAGTCGTTCCCAGTAAAAAACGGAGGGAAGTTCAACCTCACCTTATCTGCGCAAAGTGTGAAAGTGCCTTGCTAGTATCCGAATCTTATCGTTCTCCTGAGGACAAGATATACGCCCTGCGGTGCGGCCATCTAATCGATCAAAGATGTCTTGACGATCTTGTGACACCACGCACGCCGCATGAACTTGCGAGCGTAGACAGACATCCCGAGATGCTGGATGAACCTCCCACtaaaaagagaaaaagcTCAAGGAAACCGaaaaagatggagaagataCCGCATGAGTACAAATGGACTTGTCCCGTAGAAGGTTGTGGACAGAAGCATACGAGCAGCGAATTAAGAGGTGCATGGATGAATAcagaaggagaaggggcTATAGCAGTGTTTGCATAG
- a CDS encoding Hypothetical protein (Similar to SGTC gene model, INSD accession EAL19748.1; CNBG3760) has translation MSGQGQNFSEDERQAAYYAQQGYTPEQITAALGGSSGAGSSSSYTEYSTGSYPSSSYAPTVAATTGPYPAAPSSYQQTLFDSDILQQSSVYTPEGAAEASKYAPKKQGKRETVIRKGNGKVWEDPTLVEWDPKWFRLFVGDVSNDVNEKTLDEAFGKYPSYCKCKVVRDRLSLKAKYAFIAFKDPEDFLKAWKEMDGSTNIGKYVGNRPIRLSKIKDDKYGSIKTVEISGKKARALEKIRKNHGKPLNGRPVPF, from the exons ATGTCAGGCCAGGGTCAAAACTTCTCCGAGGACGAACGACAGGCAGCA TACTATGCTCAGCAAGGATATACTCCTGAACAAATTACTGCCGCATTAGGAGGCTCTAGCGGCGCTGgatcctcctcttcttaTACCGAATACAGTACTGGGTCTTacccatcttcctcttATGCGCCAACTGTGGCGGCAACCACTGGACCTTACCCTGCGGCTCCAAGCAGCTATCAACAAACCTTGTTTGATTCTGATATCTTGCAGCAATCATCCGTATACACACCCGAAGGAGCTGCAGAGGCTTCGAAATATGCACCCAAGAAGCAGGGCAAGAGAGAAACCGTCATCAGAAAGGGGAATGGCAAGGTGTGGGAAGACCCGACGTTGGTGGAATGGGATCCTA AGTGGTTCAGATTGTTCGTTGGGGACGTGAGTAATGATGTGAACGAAAAGACGTTAGATGAGGCATTTGGGAAGTATCCGAGCTACTGCAAATGTAAGGTCGTGAGAGACCGATTGAGCCTTAAG GCAAAATACGCTTTCATCGCTTTCAAAGACCCAGAAGACTTCCTCAAGGCTTggaaagagatggatg GCTCTACCAATATAGGCAAGTACGTTGGTAACAGGCCGATCCGGCTCTCCAAGATCAAAGATGACAAGTATGGATCTATTAAGACGGTTGAGATTAGTGGAAAGAAG GCTCGAGCACTTGAGAAGATTCGCAAGAATCACGGTAAGCCATTGAACGGCCGACCGGTGCCATTCTAG
- a CDS encoding Hypothetical Protein (Similar to TIGR gene model, XP_571863.1) — MNTGTIFEILSEDPYLEYQPVLAYTLPIQLVVNGITGTLLCVLLIHLLFTTQYHYPLAPLNYFLQLSSIVTVLISVIIKLVIILVHCTSQADVWPYSLDYVAVNVPPETWSTGQNAAWCLLQALNAGLSNVTHIQFLTLLYPSRTEARLIIFVLGPLALVSSALTFAALTNSQTVLDLSDAIRNVFNSTLLLIFTISLAIWGFFVNRRRAWRFDGGTAAFGVGSLFLATISTTFNFVAVAEDGIEWLQHLLFAAILWQIWLGWWWWVGSGMGIGEVEDIMAKAEKKKRKQAKSAARARAAAARDRDASRGLDARKRTNSFAGLADGFTSGVTSILRTSRAGTLTRRQTRRSMADEGLAEEGAMELDDLGEGGRRRHASRTSPIPRVSPLPGARNSNSANSNNGSANSPDPRVEFSRPEGAEPTSSSSGGGARNMQSTNSETSSTSATPSLHPPETIGQLFSYPTTWLVVYLRRLRKAHQEAAKKAAIERAERRERVFAEGHRRSGERERGEGNSREIVARMEAAVAGGDDVGWGLGRFGIREHEESAKRLRRAGEMLDEDRLLGSTSRAGREGGGEPEGEWEDIVTTSSSNEGKGRKGKKRKGKAGNKNRDHEGEDEDLRGQGSGWSWWGPLKDWRLNDRHVY; from the exons ATGAACACAGGGACTATCTTCGAGATTTTGTCCGAAGATCCATACCTCGAGTATCAACCAGTCCTGGCCTACACATTGCCCATACAGCTCGTCGTCAATGGGATCACAGGGACTCTACTCTGTGTCTTATTGATACATCTACTAT TCACAACTCAATACCACTATCCCCTCGCACCTCTCAATTACTTTCTCCAGTTATCCTCCATCGTCACCGTCTTGATCAGCGTGATCATTAAACTCGTCATCATTCTCGTCCATTGTACATCTCAAGCGGATGTGTGGCCTTATTCTCTTGACTATGTCGCGGTGAACGTGCCACCAGAAACATGGTCAACAGGACAGAATGCTGCATGGTGTCTCTTGCAAGCGTTGAATGCGGGACTGAGCAAT GTCACCCATATTCAGTTCCTGACTCTTTTATATCCTTCAAGGACAGAAGCTCGTCTGATCATCTTCGTACTCG GTCCTTTAGCTCTCGTTTCATCCGCCTTAACATTTGCCGCCCTCACTAACTCTCAAACAGTACTAGACCTCTCTGATGCCATACGCAACGTATTCAACTCTACACTACTCCTTATTTTTACGATCTCCCTAGCCATCTGGGGCTTCTTTGTCAACCGCCGTCGAGCATGGAGGTTCGATGGAGGTACTGCTGCCTTTGGTGTCGGTTCTCTCTTTCTGGCAACTATATCAACGACTTTCAATTTTGTCGCAGTCGCAGAGGATGGCATAGAATGGCTACAACATCTACTCTTCGCTGCTATCCTCTGGCAAATCTGGTTAggatggtggtggtgggtAGGCAGTGGTATGGGTATCGGGGAAGTAGAAGATATCATGGCAAAAGcagaaaagaagaaacgTAAACAAGCGAAATCTGCTGCGCGTGCTCGAGCCGCTGCTGCACGAGATCGGGATGCCTCGAGAGGTCTCGATGCAAGGAAACGCACAAATTCATTTGCAGGTCTAGCAGATGGATTCACTTCGGGCGTTACTTCTATCCTCAGAACGTCGCGTGCTGGAACGCTAACGAGAAGACAGACTAGGAGATCTATGGCGGATGAAGGGCttgcagaagaaggagctATGGAGCTAGATGACcttggagaaggaggaagacgCCGACATGCTTCAAGAACGTCCCCCATCCCGCGTGTTTCGCCGTTACCTGGTGCACGTAACAGTAACAGTGCGAATAGCAATAACGGAAGTGCCAATTCTCCCGATCCTCGTGTCGAATTCTCACGACCTGAAGGCGCCGAGCcaacatcatcatcttctggCGGCGGTGCACGAAACATGCAATCAACCAATTCTGAAACATCTTCCACCTCTGCaactccttctctccatccACCGGAAACGATTGGCCAATTGTTCTCCTATCCCACCACCTGGCTTGTTGTGTATCTTCGCCGATTACGGAAAGCGCACCAGGAAGCAGCAAAGAAAGCTGCTATTGAGCGTGCCgaaaggagagagagggtGTTCGCTGAAGGCCATCGTAGGTCTGGTGAGAGAGAaaggggagaaggaaaTTCAAGGGAAATAGTAGCGAGGATGGAGGCGGCGGTAGCTGGTGGAGATGATGTGGGCTGGGGATTAGGAAGATTTGGGATAAGAGAACACGAGGAGAGTGCGAAGAGACTGAGAAGGGCCGGTGAGATGTTGGACGAAGATAGATTGCTGGGTTCAACGTCTCGAGCTGGAAGAGAAGGTGGTGGGGAGCCGGAGGGGGAGTGGGAAGACATAGTGACGACTTCGAGTTCAAACGAAGGTAAAGGACGGAAggggaaaaaaagaaagggGAAAGCAGGCAACAAAAATAGGGATcatgaaggagaagatgaggacTTGCGTGGGCAAGGTTCTGGATGGTCATGGTGGGGACCACTCAAGGATTGGAGACTCAACGATCGACACGTGTATTAG